ATTTCCCCCTCCCCCGCTGCCCCATTTCCCCCTCCCCCGCTGCCCcatttccccccccccccgctgccCCATTTCCCCCTCCCCCGCTGCCCCATTTCCCCCTCCCCCGCTGCCCCAAGAACCCATTTTTCTGCACTTGCTCCCCATTGACCCTGGGCCCCAGGTGGCTCTCACCGAAGGCTCTCTTGGGCTGCACCAGGCGCAGGGTGAAGGGCTGGGACTTGGGCAGCTCCCTGAGCATCTTGGCCACCTCGTAGTGGCGGCAGCCCACGATGGAGTGGTCGTTGATGGCTTCGATGCCGTCGCCCACGCGCACTGCATCGACGCGGTTGATGATGCTGCCCTCCTTGATCCTCTGCGGGGACCCAGAGTCGCTGATGGCGCAATGGCAGCCCCCTGGGGTCCCCGGGGCCTACTTAGATTACCAGGCACCCAGAAAGTCCCCTCCCGCCCTGGGCACCTTGATGAAGGCGTAGCCGGCCCCATTGTCCGTGATGGTCAGCCCCAGCGCGTCCTCCGTCTTGGTGACCTCCACCTCCTTGGTCTCCCCTCGCACGTGGGCGAAAATGAAGTCCTCCAGGCCGATCTGTCCCCCCAGCAGCCTCTGCATGTCCACCTTGTGGCTGTTGAGGGTGCAGAACAAGATCTGCCCGCAGCGGAGGGGAGTCCACAATTAGCCACAGCCCCAGAATTGGCCATTTAGTTTCCCTGCCTGCGCACGCCCCGGATGGAtgacggggaaactgaggcccaaagagtcCCGGAACTGGCACAAGGACCGCCCCCAGAGACACAGCAGGGGTGGGACCCCGAGAGTGGGAAAGGGCTGAGCAGGGGCTGCGGGCAGTAGGAGACCCCGGTCCCCGCGCCCCGACCTCTAGGTGTGACCGCCCCCCCTCACTCGGGGCTTCTCAGGAAGATGGGAGCCCGCTGGCGCCCCCTGGGGGCTGCAGGGCGGAGGAGGCCGGCTGGGACAGCCTCAAGCCCCCGACCCCCCGCAGCACAGACTGTCCACTATACGGGTCCCAGTCCCCGGAGCCACAGAGGCTCTTCCCCGAGGGTTGGGATCCACACCTAGCTGGGTCCGCGGAGGGTCCCTGGAAGATGAGGGACCCCTGTCCCCAAGACCGCTCGTCTTTGGCGCAGGGCCAAGGGTGTCCGGGACATGGCCCCTCGCAATCTGAGAGGCGCGGCGCTGTGACCTGGCTCTTCGCCCCCTCCCCGGCGACCGGGGATCCCAGGCTGCGCCCCGCACCTGGAGCGCGGGCATTGGGGGGGGCCTCACCTCGGTGGGCGCGATGCCGAAGGCCTCCGCGATCTTGGCGTAGAGCTCGCGGACGTTGGTGAAGCCCTCGATCTTGCCCGTGGGGCTGCCGTGCGCCAGCTGCGTGCGGAAGACGAGGCGCGGGCGCGCGCGGGGCGCGGGGGGCTCCGCGGGAGATGGCGGGGGCGCGGGCGCGCGCGGGCTCTCGGCCCTCTGGTCACCCCGGTCCCCCCGGGGCTCGCGGGCCGCAGCGCCCTCCATGGCCGGAGAAGCTCGGCCACCCAAACGGGCCGTCGCCGCCACCGCCGACGCCGGATCCGCCGCTTCCTGCAGCCTCCCCTCCCCCGGTCCAGGGCGCGACAGCCGAGCCGCCCGGGTAAGGGGATCTGGGAACCCGAGCTGCCCGGAAAGGCGACACCGCGGGGTGCGGAGGGGGGCACGGGTCCCAGGTGTCCGGGCCCTGCCAGGGCCAGCTGCACCCTCCCCGGGGACTGGCGGGGACGATTGGCGGTCCGCAGGGACCTGGGCTGCAAACCCACGAAAAACAAGGATCACAAAGTAGGACCAGGGCAGCTGAGGTTCCTGAGGCTGTAGGTCATTTAATCCTTGCAACGACCTTGAGGACTGAGGAAAGACAGTTATGCTGGTATAACCTGAGCTACATTCATTCCATCCCTCTTCTGTCCACAGCCCTCCATAGCTCCCACTTTCCTTAGAGGAAAAGTCCAAGTCCTCCTCACAGCCCACTAGGCCTTACCAGACCTGCCCATtgtccttcctgcctcccctgtCCCCAGAGCGCTGCTCATTAGCTCTTCGCTCACCACCTCCAAAGCCCTCTGCCCCCATCTGATGCCTCTCCTTAACATTTAAAGGCACTTCTGACTTGTTAGCATATTTCActtgtgccaggcatggtggctcctgcttgtaattccagcactgggaaggcagaggcaagaggatctcatgtttgaggccagcctgggctacacagcaagaccttgcctccctctccccccctcaaaaaaaaaccccaaaaaaccgaTGTATCACTTCCTCACCTTGTGTCCTGTGTGTCCCCAACGGCAAGACAAGCTCCAGGACACAGTTTGGGTCTTTTCCTGTGTTGCTGTATGGTTGGAGCTGcccacaatgcctggcacactgGGGCCCTCGGGCAATCTTGGGAGGGGACGAATGGGTCCCCAGGTTATAGAAGGGGCTCTGGGTAACAAAAGCCTTGTATGAAGACAGTGCTGAACCCACCTGGCCATCCATCAGTGTTGCTGCTCAGGGATATGGACTCCATAGTTTCCTGTCACATGGGTGCCATCCTGTCACTAGGCTGAGCCAGTGACAGCCATTGTCTCTTGGGAATTACACAAAAAGACATCGATGGAAGGAAACAAGCCGCTCGAGGTTTTGCATGATGGAAGGAAGTTAGTAAAAAGTTTAACAACCTGCCAAGCCTGACCCACACTACAGTGTGGAGGAACCTTGCGGACGCAGTGCTGATTTGAGGATCCGGTGAGAGGAGCAGACACACAAGGACACAGCGTGCGACTCCATTGATAGGAAACGGCCAGGACAGGCAAATCCAAAGACAGGAAGTGTCCAGAGACAGTGCCAGGGACTGGGAGACCACGGGTGAGTGACTGCTCATGGAGATGGAAATTACTTTTGGGGGTAACAGAATGTGCTAGAATTATATAGAGGTGCTGGTCACACAACTCTGAATGTACTAAAATCCACTGACttgtatactaaaaaaaaaaaaattaggtaaaCAAAAAACGATTGCAAAATGGTACTTTTTAGGGAGAACTACATAGGTCGTAGAGAAGCAGGTCCTGCCCAGTAATGGTAAACTTAAATTTGGGCTGTGGCTTCCTGTGCCAGGAGATGTGGGGTGGGTGGAGAGGGGTTGATAGCGTCTGGTCATATTAGTCTCCCTAGAGTGCCACCAGCCAGGTGACTTAAAACATGAGAAATCGATTCTGTTCTGGTTCCAGAGTTTGGAATTCTAGAATCATGGTATCAGCTGGGTCCTCTGAGACTTGGACAGAGTTTCTTTCTGGGCCCTGACAGCTTCTGGTGGCCAGTGGCAGACCTTGGTCATCCTTGGCTTACAGATGTGTcaccagtctctgcctctgtggtTCAACATCTGTCTGctgtctgtgtccaaattttctcttcttgtaAAGACGTCAGTTCTTGGCTCAGAGTCCACCCCACTCAagtgtgacctcatcttaactaattacatctgtaagctatcctatttccaaataaggtctcaCTCAGAAGGTCTGGGGTAAGGACTTGAACACACTTTGGGGAGAATACAATTCTACCCCATAATAGCATGGGTGCCTGTCACGTTGCCCAAACTTTTCAGGTGTCTTCAATATCCTATTAGGTAAACAGAAGTCTCTGGGAAGCCCCTCCCTAAGTGAAACACAGGATTTCTATATGACCAGCAACTCATAGAACCAAGAGAATTCACAGTGGCCAGGCACCggtagctcacgtctgtaatcccagctactcaggaggctgagatcaggaggatcacagttccaagccagccagggcaaatagttcgagagaccctatcttgaaaaacccatcacagaaaagggttggtggagtggctcaagatgcaggccctgagttcaaatccaagtactgcaaaaaaatattgaaagtagGGGTTGAAACAGGAGTCAGTGCACGTATGCTCACAGCAACCAAGAGGAAGACCAGCCCAAGTGTCCACGGAGGGACAGATGGACACACACAACATGGTCATCCCTGGAATATCACTCAGCCGTGACCCATCCTACAGCATGGAGGAACCCTGAGGACACTGCtcagtgagagaagcagacacacacaagcacacagttGTGGCTCTATTGATAGGACACGCCCAGAACAGACAGGAAGTGAACTCATGGGCGCAGGGGTTGGGGTGACGGCTCATCAGGGTAGGAAGTTCCTTTTGGTGTGAAGGAACGTTCTGGAACTAGATCACTGTACAACCTTCTGAATATACTAGATATCACTGAATCGTGCATTTTAACACAACTTAGCAGCCAAGTTTATGTCATGGGGAGGTCAGGAAGAGCAGTCCAAGGATGAACCAAGTGGTCAAGCACCAGCCCCTGGACCCCAAGTCTCCAGCGTGTGCCTAATCCAACAGGGTGGGGGATGGGTGACCTGTCTTCCTCTATGAGCCCAGCCAagcctggacctcagtttctccatctgaaaAAACAGGGCTCTGCCAGAGGTAAGAGGGCAGGCCTGGTACCCCCAAAAGAGATAAAATAGGGGATCCTGGGTGGGTATACCTCCTGGCCCACCCCTGAAAGCTACACGCTCACAAGCTTGGAACACATATTccacttgtttttatttaaaaggtcTGGATTGAGTGTAGGAAGGGGTTGTTTCCAGGAGGGCCCAGTCTCCCTGCCAGAGGGAAGGGATCCCAGGGGTCCTTATCCCCGCAACTGTAAGGCTATCTCCCCAGTGCCTCCCTGCCCACGTGCCACGTCAGGTAGCCCAGAGGTGAGCAATCTGGGGTCCGGATTGTGCAGGGGGCAACCTGGTAGCTCCCACGTGGGAGGGTGTGGGTCTGTCCTGTAGTGTGAAGGGCCCTGTGGCCCTGTGCTCTGGGCACATCTCCAGTAGCTGGTGCTTTCTCTGGATTCAGGGACTGGGGAGGTTGAAAGCTAAAGAGATGCTGTAGAAATTTAATTTTAGGGGGGCTAAAGCCCCCAAGGTGCAGCATGGGGCCTGGCCCCAAAGGGCAGATGCCCAGCCTCTCTTCcatctggtgggggtggggaaagcaGCGCCCAGAGCTGCTTCTCTGGATCACAGGCCACCTGCCCCTCACAGGTGCTCGCTGTAACAAAGAAGAGGACATTACAAGGACCCCCTCATTAGTCAGCATCACCCTTTCCTGGGAATCCTCCAAGCAGAGGCCAGGCCAGTGTGGGGGCTTGGATGGAAGCCCACCTATCCAGGCAGCCCGGATCCACTCCAGGAAGCTCTGGGGGAGTTCTGGTCACCCCCAGTGTGTTCTACAGGCCAAGGTCTAGCCattcccactccccaccccaatgTAACTGACCTGAGGCACAGCCCTATCAGTGCCCCCAATATTCGTGGCCGCATCCTATAAGCCCTGGAACAGACCTTTCGGGGTCGTTGCTTTGGGAGCCCCACTGTGGCCAAGTCGGGCTGGGCTGCCATCCCAATCCGCCCTGGACTCCTGCTGGCACGCACCTGGCGACCTGGGCCAGGATTTCCTTGATGCGGACAATAAGCCTCTCGTGCTGGGCGGGGTCCCGCTCAATGGCGCCATGCAGCCGCGCCATGTAGAAGTCCAGAGTGCTGAGCGTCGGGGTCTCACCGGTGCCTACGGAGGAAACGGGTCAGCCGGCCCGGGGGACTCCGGCTCTCCTCGGGGGTGGGGACGGGGGCAGAAGTCAAGGGGTCAGCAGGGACAAAGCCTGCAGGGGGACAGCTGGCAGTGACGATGGGGTTGGTTGGGGTCTGGACGCGGGTTAGTGTGGGCAGGGTGAGGGGGTCAATCAACGTCAGCTATAGGCAGAAGACAGCTAACACGGGCAGGGTCTTCGGGACCCACCGGGCTACAGAGGAGGGTGGAGACCTAGAGAGGGATTAGCGCAGACACGGGTGGGGCCAGTGCCAGAGAACAGCAAGGCCACCTGGATGGGCAGAAACGGGGCTCAAGGCAGGGACCCAGGAATTAATAGGAAGGAGGaacggggagggggagggggaatggaagATGAGGAGGGCTTGGGATCAGAGGAGCCGGCCAAGGAGGAGCTGGGATGgtatgggggaaggggaggggtcaGCAGGGATAGGGCTATGGATGATCCTGAGAGGGAGGTGGGGCCAGCAGGGCCACGCAGATTTGGGATGGCGAGGAGAGAGGGGCACGCACGCCGCTTAGGTACCTGGTCAGGGTCGGCTTTAGCCAGCAGGTGAGGGAGGAGCCCAGCCAGAGAGGGTGGGGCTGAGGCATGGGCGGGGCCGGAGGGGGCGTGGGCTGGATAGGTGTGGGCGGGGCTGGAGGGCCGTGGGCGGGGCGAAGGGCGGCGGCACCGCGCACCTGGCACTGGCAGCGAGGCGAAGCTGGCGGTGAGCGCCTGGCGCACGGCCTGGAGCTGCTGCTGCAGCGCCAGCGTCCGCCGCTCCTCCAGCGCCAGCTCCTGCTCCAGGCGCTCGCGTGCGCTGCTCATGCTCTGCGTGTGCCTCTGCAGCACGGCGTTCTGCTCCTCGAAGGCCACGTTCATCTTCCGCAGCCGCCGAAGCTCCGCCTCCCGTGCTGTGCGGGGGAGCCGGTCAGAGCTTGGCGCTCGCCCGCCCTCCCCGCCCGCCTCCCGGCCTTGGCCCGGGCTCTGCCCGGCGCTCGGCCTTCTTTCCGCTGCGCTCTCGGTTTCCCGCCCCCATCAGTCCCGAGCAACACAACCCTAGTTAACGCTCACCTTTGTTTTGGTCCAAAAACTCTTCAGTGAAGATGGGAACATCGAAGGTGGAGAAGCCGTCGCAGTCTCCGCCCTAGGACAAAGTGGCAATGTGTTTGGGGGGCAGCCACTCGTCCCGGGAGGTGCTTAGAGGCTGGGGGGATCTGGGGCACCCTGCCTCCACGGAGCCACAGAGTCCAGAAGACGCACCCACCTAGACGCGCAGCGGTCACTTCCATGGCTCACTCGGGAATCTAGCAACTTCCAGACCCTTATCCCCCAGGTGCAGTCCTTGTGCACCTAGGAGGGCTCTTACCTTGTGTCCATTCAAGAGAGTGTTCATGAGCCCGGAGCCCGAATCCTCTGGTGGGGAGGGATGAGGGCAGGGTCAGCTCCTTGGTCAGCCCTACCCATCCCGGGCCATCTCGACACAGGGTGAAACCCACGCCCTTGACATTGTGATTGGGGCCCCCGTCCTCATGGAAGGGAGGGGGAACTGGAGGGGTTGATATTCTTTCTGGATCAGGACCTGAGCCCCATACAACAGGCACCCAGGCACCCTCCCCGGGGCTCGGGGCCCCGCCCACCTTTTTTGATCTTCTTCTCCTGTATCTTCTCCGTGCACACCTTGTAGGCCTCAGACTGCTGGTATGCGCGCAGCTCCTTCAGGTACTGCTGCTTCTCCTTCTCCGCCTCGTCCAGGTACCGCTGGGGGCGGGTAGCACCCGAAGGCTAGGCCCAGCCTGGCAGAGAGGAGCCCTCCAGGCCCAGGACCCTGCCTCCATCACCCAGCTCTGACAGTGCCCTGCTTACTGTCCTGTACGTTCCATAGCTCCCTATTCCCTCAGCCTCCTACTCAGCGAACTTGCCCCGCAGCCATCGCACCTCCCACAGCCCTAACTCGGGTCCTTACAAACCACTCCTGGCCCACGTCCTTCCCTCTGCAGGCAACCCCGTCTAGACCCTGCTAATACATGCCCTGCCCTACTGCGCCATTTTTACCTGCTGAAATCTCCTCTCAACAGGTGGTGCAAGTTGGCAGTGGTTTGTGAGCATTTCCTGGTGGTTTATGCCATTTTTAAtcagttggggttttttttgtttgttttcgttttttgatactggggcttgaactggggACCTacagccttttgtgtgtgtgtgaggggctttttagagacagggtctcacgagtTATTTGCCCGGGCGAACTATTtccaattgtgatcctcctgatctctatctcctgagtagctaggattacaggtatgagccaccagcgcccagctggtTTATGCAATTTTTAAACTAATTGCCAAGATTTGAAAATTGGAaggtttcacacacacacacacacacacacacacacaaaaaccacgGCCTTCCTGAGTCTTTTGACATAACCTGGTTGGTTGGTCATTAAGCTTTGTATCTATTCTCGCCCTGTGAGGGAAACAGTCTTAACAGCCTGTTCCTAACTACTGCCCATTCTGGGGGTCAGGTTTTCCAGGTAGAAAGGTGAACTCTCCACAATGCATGCTGCAAGGGATGTGACTGGGAGATGTGGTTAGCCAATGCAGCCGGCTCTACCCGCGTGCCCCTTGCGATCCCACCTGCTTCTCCGCTGGCTGCAGCTTGCTCCATTCGGCGCCCAGCATCTTGGTGATTTCGGGAAAGGGCAGGTCGGGATGGCGAGTGCGGATCTGCTCCCGCCGCTCGTTCAGGAAGCGCACATAGCCAGTAACCGGTGCCTTGGGCCCATTTGGCAGAATCTTCTTCCGCTTCTTGCCTTTGGGCCAGCCGCGCTTCTTCACCGGCTGCAGAACAGGGCTGAGTCGTTGGGAGGGGCTTGGAGGGCAGGGGTGGGGCGGGGAGAGGATGGGGCAATGGTGGGCGTGGTCTCGTCGCAGGGCCGGATGGAGGTATGGCCTGAATCAGTGGTCAAAACCCGGGAGATAAAAGGATGGCCGGGGCCGGGGGCGTGGCCTCTGGCGTGGGGGCGTGGCCTCCCGGTGGGGGAAGGTGATGCCCAGAGGGAGATGGCAGTGAACCGGACTTCAGTCTGGACTTAGAGTGGACCTGTTGGGGGCGTGGCTTCTCACAGTGGGGCTATCAGGGCCACAAGGAATTCAAATCTGGTCTGGGGAGGAGCTTCAAGAATAGGGGCGCGACCGGGCCTCACCGGAACAGGGCAGGGACTCACCTCCTCCTCATGGGACCCCTTCTCGCCGGCCCGCGGACCCTCACAGCGCTCCTGCTTGACAGCCACCACGAAGCCCCCATGCTGCCCGGGAGCCTTGCCGCCCGCCGGCCTGGGGCCATAGGACACCATGTCACCCCCATCCCTACAGCCTCCTCTGTCCCTCCACGCCCACCCCAAGCGTTTAGAGACCACCGATGGTGGGGCTGGCCGCGAGGGGGCAAGAGTCCTGGGAAGGGACAGGTCAGAGGTCAGCGTCTGAGAGTCGAAACTGGAGCACTTTGAGGGACAGTCGGGGTCCTGGGAGGGACTGGAGCCCGGAATCGGGGACTCGTGATGGGGTCAAGCAGAAACCTATGGGGGCGCCTTGAGCCCCGTGGGGAAGCCCGGACCCTGGGGGGCGGGCTGGGGCGGGGGTCCAGCTGCTCGGACAGGGCTGAGGGCGGCTCACTCACGCGGCGGCCGCGCCGGGCTGCTTGGGGCCGTGGGACATGGCCGCTCGGGGCCGGACCTGCAACACAGATGCGGGCGGAGATGGGGGACGCCCGAGCCTCCGATGCTGACTTCCGCCCCCCACCTCGGTGAGAGAGCCCCGAAAGCCGGCGCCTGGGGGGGCCGGATCCGGGGGCGGGGAAGTCACCGAGGGCGGGCGCCCCAGGAATCCTTTGTTGGGCAATCGCCCCCCGGGAGGCCAGGGCCAGCGTCCTCCCAGCCCGGGAAGGGCCCCGCCCCGGCCCCGAGACCCCTGCGCCCCCGCCCCATCGCTGGGCCCCGAGTTCCGCGGCTGTTTTCACCTCCAAAGAAACTTTCCCGGACCTTTCGACTGCGGCGACGCTCCAACCAACCTCCCCGAGCCCGCCCCTGTCTGCCGCCCCGCCCCGCTCCGCCTCCGGCATGCTAATGACAGCCTCGGCGAGTGCTCCCGTTGGCTGAGACCTCCCCCTGAGGCGTGACCATGCAGATGAAGGTCGGCGCGCCCATCGGTGATTGGCTGAGGTAGCTGCTGAGCCGCGTGGGAGGTGGGAAGGGACGACTGCGGGCGGTGCGTCAAGTTCGGCTGCGCTCGGTCCCGCTCGGGACCAATCGGCGGCGCCTGCCAGCCTCGCCGGGCGGAGCTTCTTAAAGGGCCAGTAGGCGCGGCCCAGACTTCTTTTCCCGGCTGAAGGTAAGACTCCCCGCCCCTGCCGGATCTGAAGAGCTACGGATCCGGCTCGGGCTCCGCCCCAGTTGCCATAGGAACAGCCGTAGGTTGCTAAGGAAGGAGTGAAGGTCCAAAGAGACAGCACGTTGGCAAAACGGACTTGTTCTTAGCATCCTTCAAAAACTCGGTGGGTGTGTGGTCTCCCATTTATTCCGTCAACTTAGGTCACTGACCTCTCGCCCTGCTGTGAGTCGGGCTTCTGGTCTGCTCTTCCCCCAGAGCCTCGGTTTTCCTGTCTGTGCAATGGGCACATTGCATGATGTCTAGGTCTTAAAAGCTGGGATGCTGCGATGTTAGGGCCTGGATCAGGCTGTGGCTGGAATCAGGAACTGGGCGGGGAGCATGTGAAAAAGGTGGGTGGGAAAGGAAGGGtgcgggctggtggagtggctcaagtggtagagtgcctgccaagcaagcatgaggctgagctcaagccccagtatcacaaaaaaaagaaagaaagaaagaaagaaagaaagagagagagagagagagagagagagagagagaaagaaagaaagaaagaaagaaagaaagaaagaaagaaagaaagaaagaaagaaagaaagaaagaaagaaaggaagggtgcGAGGACTTGGTGAGCATCGGAGGCTGGAGGTGCTGCAACCTAGTTTCTCCCTACAGCCGGTTAGACCCTAAACTACCTGTCCACATCAGCTCCCTGCCCCCATCTGCTTGTGCTCTTGCCCTCACTTGTTCCACACCCCTGTTTCTCAAACCCAGCCATTGCATTTCTTGCCACTTCTGGGTCTTTTAGATAGATATTTGCTCAAAACTTACCTCTTCAGCCAGGGTCTCCCAGGCTTGCACCCTAGTCCTGTGGtctatcattttttgtttttgccataaGCCAGTTTCCTCCCTATGATCTCCTGGTTTGGATCAGTTGCATCGAATCACGGAGAACACCGTCCATTCTGAGCTATGGTTATAGTTCGGATATGAAGTATGCGTCAAAAAGACTCGTGAGAatcaggtggctcacgcctgtaatccttgctactcaggagacagaccaGGGGGATGGTGCTTCGAAGCCAGTCAGTGCAAATAGTCccagaaaccctatctcaaaattacgcaacacagaaaaggggctggtggagtggctcaagtgatagagcatctgcctagcaagtgtgaggccctgagttcaagcaaaaaagacagaaaaaaaaaaaagtaccaccaaaaaagaaaaaaaacaaaacaaaacactcctgTATCCTAGGCATATACCTGGAAGAATGTCagtcagcacacaatagagaccccccccacacacacacacatcattgtTTAtagcaccactattcacaatagccagctGTGGAATCACCCTAGGTGCTCACCAACAGATaaccagataaagaaaatgtggtatatatacacaatggaggattattcatccataaagaagaatgaaaatacatcctttgcagggaaatagatggaactagccaaactcagaaagacaaataccacattaaaaaaa
The sequence above is drawn from the Castor canadensis chromosome 14, mCasCan1.hap1v2, whole genome shotgun sequence genome and encodes:
- the Gipc3 gene encoding PDZ domain-containing protein GIPC3 isoform X3 encodes the protein MEGAAAREPRGDRGDQRAESPRAPAPPPSPAEPPAPRARPRLVFRTQLAHGSPTGKIEGFTNVRELYAKIAEAFGIAPTEILFCTLNSHKVDMQRLLGGQIGLEDFIFAHVRGETKEVEVTKTEDALGLTITDNGAGYAFIKRIKEGSIINRVDAVRVGDGIEAINDHSIVGCRHYEVAKMLRELPKSQPFTLRLVQPKRAFDMIGQRSRSSKCPVEAKVTSGRETLRFRAGGAATVEEMPSEFEEAASQKVDDLLESYMGIRDPELGKGPGIDHGGDVQEDGECPGFCALFRLGLGRVRLPGRVCGGELRPALRPSPALEAS
- the Gipc3 gene encoding PDZ domain-containing protein GIPC3 isoform X5 — translated: MEGAAAREPRGDRGDQRAESPRAPAPPPSPAEPPAPRARPRLVFRTQLAHGSPTGKIEGFTNVRELYAKIAEAFGIAPTEILFCTLNSHKVDMQRLLGGQIGLEDFIFAHVRGETKEVEVTKTEDALGLTITDNGAGYAFIKRIKEGSIINRVDAVRVGDGIEAINDHSIVGCRHYEVAKMLRELPKSQPFTLRLVQPKRAFDMIGQRSRSSKCPVEAKVTSGRETLRFRAGGAATVEEMPSEFEEAASQKVDDLLESYMGIRDPELASTMVETSKKTASVQDFARCLDSVLGEFAFPDEFVVENSGQP
- the Gipc3 gene encoding PDZ domain-containing protein GIPC3 isoform X4, with protein sequence MEGAAAREPRGDRGDQRAESPRAPAPPPSPAEPPAPRARPRLVFRTQLAHGSPTGKIEGFTNVRELYAKIAEAFGIAPTEILFCTLNSHKVDMQRLLGGQIGLEDFIFAHVRGETKEVEVTKTEDALGLTITDNGAGYAFIKRIKEGSIINRVDAVRVGDGIEAINDHSIVGCRHYEVAKMLRELPKSQPFTLRLVQPKRAFDMIGQRSRSSKCPVEAKVTSGRETLRFRAGGAATVEEMPSEFEEAASQKVDDLLESYMGIRDPELASTMVETSKKTASVQDFARCLDSVLGEFAFPDEFVVEVWAAIGEAREACG
- the Hmg20b gene encoding SWI/SNF-related matrix-associated actin-dependent regulator of chromatin subfamily E member 1-related isoform X2, whose amino-acid sequence is MSHGPKQPGAAAAPAGGKAPGQHGGFVVAVKQERCEGPRAGEKGSHEEEPVKKRGWPKGKKRKKILPNGPKAPVTGYVRFLNERREQIRTRHPDLPFPEITKMLGAEWSKLQPAEKQRYLDEAEKEKQQYLKELRAYQQSEAYKVCTEKIQEKKIKKEDSGSGLMNTLLNGHKGGDCDGFSTFDVPIFTEEFLDQNKAREAELRRLRKMNVAFEEQNAVLQRHTQSMSSARERLEQELALEERRTLALQQQLQAVRQALTASFASLPVPGTGETPTLSTLDFYMARLHGAIERDPAQHERLIVRIKEILAQVASEHL
- the Hmg20b gene encoding SWI/SNF-related matrix-associated actin-dependent regulator of chromatin subfamily E member 1-related isoform X1, yielding MSHGPKQPGAAAAPAGGKAPGQHGGFVVAVKQERCEGPRAGEKGSHEEEPVKKRGWPKGKKRKKILPNGPKAPVTGYVRFLNERREQIRTRHPDLPFPEITKMLGAEWSKLQPAEKQRYLDEAEKEKQQYLKELRAYQQSEAYKVCTEKIQEKKIKKEDSGSGLMNTLLNGHKGGDCDGFSTFDVPIFTEEFLDQNKAREAELRRLRKMNVAFEEQNAVLQRHTQSMSSARERLEQELALEERRTLALQQQLQAVRQALTASFASLPVPGTGETPTLSTLDFYMARLHGAIERDPAQHERLIVRIKEILAQVARCVPAGVQGGLGWQPSPTWPQWGSQSNDPESEHL